One Cydia splendana chromosome 21, ilCydSple1.2, whole genome shotgun sequence genomic region harbors:
- the LOC134801279 gene encoding zinc finger protein 616-like: protein MKPNESPQTSEYVECNLTKQTENNERFVLNNKCRVCLDAADIPIFGDELTPDISNDIETFGSIEIRSDDSLPKYICESCEKLLQAAVFFRKTAQQTDLQLKSHQYQQDYNTTHNILDTVKSEGLLDIEENKVDIEIENSSNNNKEDIVVTPSYIFEDLAAIGAFNDSFKADENNVNHDQPIVDDDNTSLDQKYTCKTCDIPFKTAKGYSKHKKSAEHKKARNSKKIKCEVCFKDVSRAYYSRHVEAHSGDGKDDKLTCPICNKTYNKTYFNYHITNTHNKDKKESERIQCSVCSKSYEKHYYKFHLAIHNNDSTKYVCDACGKSFIQPSAFKRHSLIHSSELAFKCSLCPYKGRHPGLLKTHMQTHTRDYQHRCMECPARFLTKSNLNKHVQRHKGPVNFKCETCKKGFYSKPELERHYAADHLGVKNHVCNFCGKAFGYRNAMMSHQLRVHKREKLTNGKGRVPLYLEADRKNVDINECN, encoded by the coding sequence ATGAAACCCAACGAAAGCCCTCAAACCAGCGAATATGTTGAGTGCAATCTAACTAAACAAACTGAGAATAATGAGCGCTTTGTTTTGAACAATAAATGCAGAGTATGCTTAGATGCAGCCGATATCCCAATATTCGGTGACGAACTCACGCCGGACATCTCTAACGACATTGAAACCTTTGGAAGTATTGAGATACGAAGTGACGATAGTCTTCCTAAATACATTTGCGAGTCTTGTGAAAAGTTGCTGCAGGCAGCCGTATTTTTCAGAAAGACAGCACAGCAAACTGATTTGCAACTTAAAAGCCACCAATATCAACAAGATTACAATACTACACATAATATTTTAGATACTGTTAAATCTGAAGGGTTACTAGACATTGAAGAGAACAAAGTGGATATAGAGATTGAAAACTcttcaaataataataaagaagacATTGTTGTTACACCTTCTTACATCTTTGAGGATTTAGCTGCAATAGGCGCTTTTAATGATTCATTTAAGGCTGATGAAAACAATGTCAACCACGATCAGCCAATTGTTGACGATGATAATACGTCTTTAGatcaaaaatatacttgtaAAACTTGTGATATTCCTTTCAAGACAGCTAAAGGATATTCTAAACATAAAAAATCGGCAGAACATAAAAAAGCCAGAAATTCCAAAAAGATTAAATGTGAAGTCTGTTTCAAAGATGTTAGCAGAGCATATTACAGCCGTCACGTTGAAGCTCACTCGGGTGACGGTAAGGATGATAAGCTAACTTGTCCTATTTGTAATAAGACATACAACAAAACATACTTCAACTATCATATAACAAACACACATAATAAAGATAAGAAAGAATCCGAGCGTATCCAGTGTTCCGTCTGCAGTAAGTCTTATGAAAAGCATTATTACAAATTCCATTTGGCTATTCACAATAACGACTCGACAAAATATGTTTGCGATGCATGCGGCAAATCTTTCATTCAGCCGAGCGCATTCAAACGCCATAGTTTGATTCATAGCAGCGAATTAGCATTTAAATGTTCACTTTGCCCATACAAAGGGCGGCATCCTGGATTACTGAAGACGCACATGCAAACGCATACAAGGGATTATCAGCATCGCTGCATGGAGTGCCCTGCACGCTTTTTAACGAAGAGTAACCTTAACAAACATGTGCAAAGACACAAAGGCCCTGTGAATTTCAAATGTGAGACTTGCAAGAAAGGATTTTATTCTAAGCCCGAACTTGAAAGGCATTATGCGGCAGATCATTTGGGAGTGAAGAACCACGTCTGCAATTTTTGTGGAAAAGCTTTTGGTTACAGGAATGCTATGATGAGCCATCAGCTGAGGGTCCATAAAAGAGAAAAACTGACAAATGGGAAAGGAAGAGTGCCTTTGTATTTAGAAGCTGATAGGAAGAATGTTGACATTAACGAATGtaattaa
- the LOC134801280 gene encoding zinc finger protein 717-like has translation MVSTYYLVKLFQKATYERLKRNLDGVGESSTSGSTTNNSAGHSRNILATKTCRVCLKEVGTRPIFGDESHSDISVAIRVFGDIDVKEEDDYPKYLCDACHTLLEAAILFRKSAKQSHQLLRKRHVKQEIHHDTQDGDHQETKEEKPRHIRPSILTNFFSPVDSPDNSKDPSKRKKTKVQCRICSKIITKAYYKEHFALHDATIVKYMCDVCGKSFRQRCAYKNHYFTHSTDFPYKCTMCPYRGRNSGLLNTHMRTHTGDYRYMCSECPARFLTKSNLNKHMFKHKEPMFKCDTCHRAFHSKLILERHYEAEHLGIKNHICNLCGKAFGYRKAMMRHQLDVHKREKKVNGRTPSYLEAEFKKQQDEIM, from the coding sequence ATGGTCTCGACTTACTACTTGGTGAAGCTCTTCCAAAAAGCCACTTACGAAAGACTAAAGCGCAACCTTGATGGTGTCGGAGAGAGCTCAACTTCGGGTTCTACCACTAATAATTCAGCAGGACACTCGAGGAATATCCTCGCCACTAAAACTTGCCGTGTGTGTTTGAAAGAAGTAGGTACTCGACCTATTTTCGGTGACGAATCGCATTCAGACATTTCTGTAGCTATCCGTGTTTTTGGTGACATCGATGTTAAAGAAGAGGACGATTATCCGAAATACTTATGCGACGCATGCCACACTTTATTGGAAGCCGCTATCTTATTTAGAAAATCAGCAAAGCAGTCCCATCAACTACTGAGAAAACGTCATGTCAAACAAGAAATTCATCATGATACGCAAGACGGGGACCATCAGGAGACCAAAGAAGAGAAACCTAGACATATCCGGCCTTCAATACTTACAAATTTTTTTTCTCCTGTAGATAGTCCTGACAATTCAAAGGATCCTagtaaacgaaagaaaacaaAAGTACAATGCCGAATATGCAGTAAAATAATAACGAAGGCCTACTATAAGGAACATTTTGCGCTCCACGACGCTACTATAGTCAAATACATGTGCGATGTCTGCGGTAAATCGTTTCGTCAGCGCTGTGCATACAAGAATCACTATTTCACTCATAGCACAgatttcccatacaaatgtACAATGTGTCCATATAGAGGACGGAACTCAGGCTTACTAAACACACACATGCGCACACATACCGGAGATTACAGATACATGTGTTCAGAATGCCCCGCTAGATTTCTGACGAAAAGCAACCTGAATAAGCATATGTTCAAACATAAGGAGCCGATGTTCAAATGTGACACTTGTCATCGAGCTTTCCATTCTAAACTTATACTTGAAAGGCATTATGAGGCTGAACACCTAGGAATAAAGAATCACATATGTAATTTGTGCGGGAAGGCATTTGGTTATCGGAAAGCAATGATGCGGCATCAACTGGATGTGCATAAAAGAGAGAAAAAGGTTAATGGGAGGACTCCATCATATTTGGAAGCGGAGTTTAAGAAGCAACAAGATGAAATCATGTAA
- the LOC134801281 gene encoding zinc finger protein 43-like, whose amino-acid sequence MVTAYYISKLSKKSDNLAIDEYYQYLLKNFVSLKTADDVQNCCRVCLKPSSVSIYDNYNSSDILEVLKSWSGITIEENDDYPQSLCTKCYMFVKTAILFKKKAQQTEAALKQYQYYKVEANCESSGPSQNFNDDSKPDDDDDDDETTDHLDADGDTWPTEEPAINVPVKPEKNEEKVKLSPKVTCRICGKIVNRSYYREHLTMHDPNPHQWVCEVCGKSFRLRCAYHNHSLRHRNDFPHKCPICPYRGRYKELLKTHMRTHSGDYRYMCTECPARFLFKSNLNTHTLKHKEPQFKCDSCKRAFHSKLFLQRHYEADHLGIRNHVCNICGKAFGYRNAMMKHQRHVHKREKSMFGRMPSYLAENKQQQHNDNQANM is encoded by the coding sequence ATGGTAACCGCCTATTACATCTCGAAATTATCTAAGAAGTCCGATAATCTCGCCATTGATGAATACtatcaatatttattaaaaaacttCGTGTCCTTAAAAACAGCAGATGATgttcaaaattgttgcagagtGTGTTTAAAACCTAGCAGTGTCTCTATATATGATAACTATAATTCGTCAGATATATTAGAGGTATTGAAAAGTTGGAGTGGTATTACTATCGAAGAAAACGATGACTATCCTCAAAGCTTATGCACGAAATGTTACATGTTTGTTAAAACAGCTATTTTGTTCAAAAAGAAAGCGCAGCAAACTGAGGCAGCTTTAAAGCAATACCAATACTATAAAGTTGAAGCTAATTGCGAGAGTTCAGGTCCGAGCCAGAACTTTAATGATGATAGtaagcctgatgatgatgatgatgatgatgaaacaaCAGATCACCTGGATGCTGATGGAGACACCTGGCCAACTGAGGAGCCTGCTATCAATGTTCCAGTCAAACCAGAAAAGAATGAGGAAAAAGTAAAACTATcacctaaagtcacttgccggATATGTGGAAAAATTGTAAACAGATCATACTACAGAGAACATCTCACAATGCATGACCCGAATCCCCATCAATGGGTCTGTGAGGTCTGTGGGAAATCCTTCCGCTTAAGATGTGCCTACCACAACCATAGCTTACGTCACAGGAATGATTTCCCTCACAAATGCCCCATTTGCCCTTACCGGGGCCGCTACAAGGAACTACTGAAAACTCATATGCGAACACACTCTGGAGACTACCGATACATGTGTACTGAATGCCCGGCAAGATTCCTTTTTAAAAGTAATCTAAACACACACACGCTGAAACATAAAGAGCCTCAGTTTAAATGTGATTCTTGTAAAAGAGCTTTCCACTCCAAGCTGTTTTTACAAAGGCATTATGAGGCAGATCACTTGGGTATACGGAACCATGTGTGTAACATTTGTGGAAAGGCTTTCGGTTACCGTAACGCTATGATGAAGCATCAACGGCATGTTCATAAGAGAGAGAAGTCTATGTTTGGGAGAATGCCATCTTATTTAGCTGAAAATAAACAGCAGCAACATAATGATAATCAAgctaatatgtaa
- the LOC134801282 gene encoding gastrula zinc finger protein XlCGF17.1-like — translation MAGTYYMLKLLRKKRMARKLRNLTNGNVNNAQIITNHTSDDTFRCRVCLKKGRIPIFGDESFRDISEDICLFGDIVINKEDSNPQHLCDACNALLDAAIIFRRTAKESETLLMKSLEKDTKAPSDIDEYDHETNTDEITHNDEYEPQMQPVKSYNCKLCKKSFQTNEEYARHRSSREHKNVRIQCSICNRLLTAQLYKKHLVRHQTASHLICEVCGKLYRKDNLIRHLQLHSFDLPFQCQLCPYRGRFIESLRIHMRTHTGDKPFCCDKCQLRFLTRSNLNRHLLTHRKERPFKCTECGRGFYTKCDMDVHFKSDHIGIKDFGCRMCGSKYGTRKALMRHELRVHKRDKMAKGRVPLYLQSEYRKQSDERMQIRN, via the coding sequence ATGGCAGGTACTTATTATATGTTAAAGTTACTCAGAAAGAAACGTATGGCTCGTAAACTTCGTAATCTTACAAATGGAAACGTAAATAACGcacaaataattacaaaccaCACTTCAGATGATACTTTCAGGTGCAGGGTATGTTTAAAGAAAGGCAGGATACCAATATTTGGCGATGAAAGTTTTAGAGATATTTCTGAAGATATATGTTTATTTGGTGACATTGTAATCAATAAGGAGGATAGTAATCCTCAGCACTTGTGTGATGCTTGTAACGCATTGCTTGATGCTGCCATCATTTTCCGGAGAACTGCAAAAGAAAGTGAAACATTGCTTATGAAAAGTTTAGAAAAAGACACTAAAGCACCTTCTGACATTGATGAATATGATCATGAGACAAATACAGATGAAATTACTCATAATGATGAGTACGAACCTCAAATGCAACCTGTGAAATCCTATAACTGTAAGCTATGTAAGAAGAGTTTCCAAACAAATGAAGAATATGCAAGACACAGAAGCTCCAGGGAACATAAGAATGTAAGGATACAATGTTCTATCTGTAATCGTTTGCTAACAGCTCAGTTGTATAAGAAACATTTAGTCAGGCATCAAACTGCATCACACTTGATATGTGAAGTTTGCGGCAAGTTGTATAGAAAAGACAATTTAATTAGGCATCTACAGTTGCACAGCTTTGACTTACCGTTCCAATGCCAGCTGTGTCCATACAGAGGCAGATTTATCGAGTCACTCAGGATTCACATGAGAACACACACTGGAGACAAACCATTTTGTTGTGACAAGTGCCAGCTTAGGTTCTTGACTCGCAGTAATCTTAACAGACATCTACTAACACATAGGAAAGAAAGGCCATTCAAATGTACTGAATGTGGAAGAGGATTTTACACCAAGTGTGATATGGATGTACATTTTAAATCAGATCATATAGGGATCAAAGATTTTGGGTGCAGAATGTGTGGAAGCAAGTATGGCACAAGAAAAGCATTGATGAGACATGAATTGAGGGTTCATAAAAGGGATAAGATGGCTAAAGGAAGAGTGCCATTATATTTACAGAGTGAATACAGAAAACAAAGTGATGAGCGCATGCAAATTCGGAACTGA
- the LOC134801091 gene encoding uncharacterized protein LOC134801091 — protein sequence MVNPSLAYEILLYINSFYFGLFSTCELGALVLKSFLISGNYKIVEEGYILIGRDYGVLIGLFIVEAARLFLGRKGSLSEKDPPVMFSVFLTLPSIGGVLFLLHWQQVVLRIEYIWCTLMLLLQLAEFVFACMFIVTMCRGPSYD from the exons ATGGTTAATCCTAGTTTAGCATATGAGATTCTTTTGTATAtaaattcattttattttggACTCTTCTCAACATGTGAACTCGGCGCTCTCGTATTGAAGTCTTTCCTTATTAGTGgaaattataaaattgttgaagAAGGTTATATATTGATTGGAAGAGATTATGGTGTGCTCATTGGATTATTTATCGTGGAAGCAGCCAGATTGTTTCTTGGAAGGAAGGGTAGCCTTAGCGAAAAAG ATCCTCCAGTGATGTTTTCAGTGTTCCTCACACTACCTTCTATTGGTGGGGTGCTATTTCTCCTGCACTGGCAACAAGTAGTACTTCGGATTGAGTATATATGGTGTACCTTGATGCTGCTATTGCAGTTAGCTGAGTTTGTGTTTGCATGTATGTTCATAGTCACTATGTGTAGGGGCCCCTCTTATGACTGA